A portion of the Cryptomeria japonica chromosome 5, Sugi_1.0, whole genome shotgun sequence genome contains these proteins:
- the LOC131052687 gene encoding L-type lectin-domain containing receptor kinase IX.1-like: protein MANFRSNRLAQVFILCIIVSSSFIPWGDAGAISFSFPPTTNISSSEDASFFKEQIELTSNYLDDNLKRSHGQNSKLTGDGLTFFLAPSGLQSSDNSSGEWLGLYEAATDGNSSNQIVAVEFDTYKNLPYDPDDNHVGIDVNSRKSKKTVSVNGLYNNTSFKNGKKWEAWVDYDGIEKNLKVFLSFNPDGRDASKPRTPFLWYDIDLRQFLPQNVQVGFSASTGNSIETHTVYMWNFSCQYSWEISIPGVNASGRSPKNKRKSFEKIICTSGVACFLVICCFIRARKSKRRDVGKDGGESDEEFNNALRETARSAREFPYAELSAATNNFNDDQKIGVGGFGCVYRGTLAGTNEAVAIKRISPSSKQGKREYETEVSINSKLTHHNLVKFLGWCHRKGDLLLVYELLPNGSLDKYIFENSETPLEWGRRYSIACDIASGLVYLHEDRHESVVHRDIKASNVMLDSKFKAKLGDFGLARIVERGKGGHTTTVAGTIGYIAPEFVATGKATRESDVFSFGALSLEIACGRRPADWSLIDHNSRVVEWVWHLHGENRILHAADKKLGENFNGEEMERLMNVGLLCSHSDPNSKPSMEKVVGILKRGEELLHVPLTFPVAVYGDRVPLIPRSHHHSRPPMELVAGESQLRPNEPNSRVAS from the exons ATGGCGAATTTCCGTAGCAATCGGTTAGCCCAAGTATTCATCCTTTGTATTATTGTATCATCTTCCTTCATTCCTTGGGGAGATGCAGGAGCCATTAGCTTTAGCTTCCCTCCCACCACCAATATCAGTTCTTCAGAAGATGCTTCATTTTTCAAGGAACAGATAGAGCTTACTTCCAATTATTTAGATGACAACCTGAAACGTAGCCATG GTCAAAACAGTAAGCTCACTGGGGATGGGCTCACTTTCTTCCTTGCGCCATCAGGACTGCAATCATCGGACAACTCTTCTGGAGAATGGCTTGGTCTTTATGAAGCTGCAACTGATGGAAACTCATCGAATCAGATTGTTGCTGTGGAGTTCGACACATATAAGAATCTTCCTTACGATCCGGATGATAACCATGTGGGAATTGATGTCAACAGCAGGAAATCAAAGAAAACCGTTTCAGTAAATGGCCTGTACAACAACACGTCTTTCAAGAATGGAAAAAAGTGGGAGGCATGGGTGGATTACGATGGCATTGAGAAGAACCTCAAAGTGTTTCTTTCATTTAACCCCGATGGCAGAGATGCTTCTAAACCTAGAACTCCATTCTTGTGGTACGATATAGATCTGCGTCAGTTTCTTCCCCAGAACGTGCAGGTTGGCTTTTCAGCGTCCACTGGAAACTCAATTGAGACTCACACAGTATACATGTGGAACTTTTCATGTCAATATTCCTGGGAGATTTCAATACCAGGCGTCAATGCTTCTGGTCGAAGTCCAAAAAATAAAAGGAAATCTTTTGAAAAGATTATATGCACATCCGGTGTGGCCTGCTTCTTAGTCATATGCTGTTTTATTAGGGCAAGAAAAAGCAAGCGCAGGGATGTTGGGAAGGACGGCGGGGAGAGCGATGAGGAATTCAACAACGCGCTTCGAGAGACAGCCCGATCTGCTCGTGAGTTTCCATATGCTGAGCTCAGCGCCGCCACGAACAACTTCAACGACGACCAAAAGATCGGTGTCGGCGGATTCGGATGTGTGTACAGAGGTACTTTGGCTGGCACAAACGAAGCTGTGGCAATAAAAAGAATATCTCCATCCTCCAAGCAGGGGAAACGTGAGTACGAGACAGAGGTTAGTATAAACAGTAAGCTTACTCATCATAATCTCGTGAAGTTTCTGGGATGGTGCCATCGAAAGGGAGATTTGCTTCTTGTTTACGAGTTACTCCCAAACGGGAGTCtggacaaatatatttttgaaaactcAGAAACTCCACTGGAATGGGGTCGAAGATATAGCATAGCATGTGATATAGCCTCCGGTCTGGTTTATCTTCACGAGGATCGGCATGAGAGCGTTGTGCATAGAGATATTAAAGCCAGTAATGTGATGCTGGATTCGAAATTCAAAGCGAAGCTGGGTGATTTCGGCCTTGCCAGAATAGTGGAACGTGGAAAAGGAGGGCATACGACCACGGTAGCGGGTACAATTGGGTACATAGCACCGGAGTTCGTAGCAACGGGAAAAGCCACCCGAGAGAGTGACGTGTTCAGCTTTGGAGCCCTGAGTCTTGAAATTGCCTGTGGAAGACGACCAGCAGACTGGAGCTTGATTGATCACAATTCCAGAGTGGTGGAATGGGTTTGGCACTTGCATGGAGAGAACAGAATTCTTCATGCAGCAGATAAGAAGCTGGGTGAAAATTTCAATGGTGAGGAAATGGAAAGGCTAATGAATGTCGGATTGCTGTGTTCTCATTCGGATCCCAATTCTAAACCGAGTATGGAAAAAGTAGTGGGTATACTGAAAAGAGGAGAGGAGTTGCTACATGTTCCTCTAACGTTTCCTGTGGCTGTGTATGGTGACCGTGTTCCTCTGATACCACGTTCTCATCATCACTCTCGACCTCCAATGGAATTGGTAGCAGGAGAATCTCAGCTCCGTCCGAATGAACCCAACTCTCGAGTCGCCTCCTAG